CCCTTGCCGACCGACACAACCGCGTCTTTTGGGGCGGCCGCATTGAAGAACTCCTGGGTGGTCGAGGTGCGGCTGCCGTGGTGGCCGATCTTCAGGAGGGTGACGGGTGCGACTCTTCCATGCGAGAGCATCTCTCGCTCGCTGGGGGCTTCAGCATCGCCTTCCAACAACACGGACGCGTCGCCGTATTGCATCCGCATCACGAGCGAATCGTTGTTGATGGGCTCTCGAGGGTTGACGTAACCGGCCTCTGGCGCAAGCATCGTTATCTGGGTTTTTCCCCACGCAACCTGGGTGCCTGCATAAAAATGGCGTACGGTGACTCCAAGATCTTTCGCCTCGTCCAGCAGCGAACGGTAGGCATCCGAGTTCGGATCGATGCTGACCCACAGCTCGCGGGGGCGAAAGTTGCGAAGAACCGCGGGCATACCGCCCATGTGGTCGCTGTGGGCGTGGCTCAAGGCAAGCACATCGAGCCGACGGAATTTGCGTGACCAGAGATACGGCGAGACGACCTCTTCGCCAACGTCGAAGCGGCTTGTAGCTTCTGCGGCTTCGGTGACTCCGCCGACTGGGCCGCCGGCATCGATCAGCATCGTTGCTCCGTCCGGACTGACGATGAAGATGGAGTCGCCCTGTCCAACGTCGATCGCTGTTACCTCCATCATGCCGGGTGTGACAATCGAGTGCTCCGGCCACAGCACGATCAAGGCGACCAGCGGGAGCGCGACGACCGCAGCCCAGGCCCAGTTGCGGGATCGTCGTACGGCCCAGCAGCAGAAGGCCCATGCGACGACTGCGAGGATAGCGACCCACCACGCTGGAGCGGGTACGCGTAGATCGGCTGCATGAACTGCGCTGACGTGGCCTATCACTCCCTTGACTCCGTGGAGCAACAGAGCCGTCATGGCGCCCGGCAACAGCGCTAACCAGGGGCTGATGAGGGAGGCGCAAAATGTAACGACCGCGGTGGGAGCGAGAATGGCGACTAGCGGCACGCTCAACATATTGGTGGGGACGGCGAACATCGTTGCGCGATGGAAGTAGACTGCCATCGGCAAGACCATCACCATCTCGGCCACTACGCCTATCAACGACAACTCCAACGCCCAGAGACTGCAACGAATCATTGCTGGCAGTAACTCTCTGGACCAGTGGCCGAGCATGTTGGCAATCGCCTCGCTACCCATCCGCAGCATCAGCCGAAACTGCGCCACTCGAGGGGGCAGGCTCGTGTCGATCCACTTGTCCCATAGGTTCTCCGCGGCGTTGGCATACGGCAGAAAGCTGCGCTCTCCCAACGGAATCGCGATGCCGCCGATCGCGACGATCGCGAGAAACGTCATCTGGAAGCTGGCTTCGAACAACGCGCTCGGAGACAGCACGAGTACAGCCAGTGCAGCAGCTCCCAGAGCGTTCAGTACGTTGCGATCCCGACTCAAAAGACGCGCCATGAGAAAGACCGTTGTCATGAAGAGTGCTCGTTGCACAGGAGCGCCAAAGCCGGTCAGCAGGGCGTAGCCAAAGGTCAAGGCGATGGTAAGCGACGTTGCGAGCCAATCGTGCAGTTTGAGTCGGCGAGCCAGCCAGAAGACAAGGCCAGCCAGCAGGCCAACGTGCATTCCCGAGACCACAAAGAGATGAAATGATCCAGTGCGCTCGAAGCCTACACGCTGCGTTTTGTTCAGGCCGGCGCGGTCGCCAAACAGCATCGCGTTGAGCATCCCGGCGTCGTCTGGGCTGAGCCGCAGAATCTCCGGAAGTCCTCGATTCGCCCGCGAGTGGACGTAGCCAAGCACGCGACCTGAAGCCCAGCTTTGTGCTGCGAAGATCTTGCACTGCCACTGTGCTGTGCGATCGGACTGCGTCGCAAGGGTCGATGTGGCTTCGTCGAGTACGGAGATTTTTGAAGTACGCACGCTGGCATGAGCGCCGATCCCCTGTGCGAGGAGATAGTCGGCGTACTGCCACGCGCCGGGGTCACGATAGTACTCGGCCACCTTCAGTCGCATGGGAGCTTGTATGAGGTCGCCACACTTTAACGTTGGAAGGGCTTGACTGACAGATGCGGAGAGATCTGCCGCAGGGGCGCTTTTCGCGAGCTTGTCCGGAACAATATTCATGCGCACGCCACCCTTCACAGGAGCCATCCACGCAACGTCCGGCGTTACTTCCTCCACTGCATCGACTTGAATATCGACAGAGAGCGCGCCGACAGCAGCAGCCTCCTCGTCAGCCTCTTTCTCCGGCCACCAACCTGCTTCCTTATCCTGATCTGAGTTTTCCCGAAGAGGGGCTAACTCGCGAACCCGTACGACGCGTCCTCTCACTTGCCGGCTCAGGCCATCTGCGTACATTTTCAGAGCGTGTTGAGTAGATGGAGCGGGCTGCACCTCTACGCAGAAGAGGCCGAGCGCCATCCAAACGGCGGCGAGAGGGACAATTGCGATCCGGAAAGACCATCGCAGGCAGGCCAGAGTCAGACAGCACAGGAGTGACATGGCAAGGAGCACGATGACCGTTGATGCGTGATTCCGCGCCATAGCTTCGCCAAGCGCAAACCAGCAGACCGCCGTCAGAAGAGGAGCGCGACGAAACTCGAGCGCGGGAACGCGTGCGACCGCCTTCGGCCAGAGATTGGGGTTCGGCTCGTTGGTTCTTCCGGTCTTCGATGCTCTGCCTGCGGACCGCACTCACCAACCATTTCACCACAATGTGGCTACGTTTATCTGCGCAAAACCACGATCGTCTCGAGGTGAAACGTCTGAGGAAACAGGTCCACCAGGTGCAGTTCTTCGAGCTTGTAGCCAGCGTCTAACAGCATCTTCAGGTCTCGAGCCAGAGTCACGGGATCGCAGGAGACGTAGACAAGCTCGGGGGCCGAAACACGCGCGAGGAGCGAGCAAACCTCTGCTCCAACACCGACCCGCGGAGGGTCGACGACGATCAACTGAGGGCGTTCTCGTTGTACCACTGCCTGACGGAGGAATTCAACGGTGGTGGCTTCGACGGCGCGTCTTCCGGTTCCTTTGAAGGAGCTAATCAGATCTGTGGCGGCAGCCTCGACTGCCACTACTTGCTGGAATGTTTTCGCTAACGCTCGAGAAAATAATCCCACGCCGGCATATAGATCCCACGCTAGTTGTCCGATGCGATTTGTTGCGACGATCCGGACAAGTTCCTCGATGAGAAAACGGTTGACCTGAAAAAAGGCGCCGCGGCTCACCCAGTAGTCTTCGTTTCCTGCCGGATAACTCAAGCCTTGTGCTCCCCAACTTTCCAAAGGGCGCGGCTTCTGTACTTGTCGCTGTGGTCCTGCGAGTTTGAGGAGAGAGGTGCCAGCTCCCACGAGCTCTGGCACGAACTGTTTCATGTGATCGCACAATGAGGCCAACCCAGGTTGATCCTTCCGGACGAAGACGGTCATCTGCAGCCTCTTTTCGTCGGCTGTTGTAAAAAACTCCGCTTCGACAGCGTTGCCTAGCCACCGCTTTACAGCTGTGTTCTCAGTCGCTACTTGCAAAAGGCTTTGAGCCGCGCGCCACAGCAACGGCACGGTGATGGGACACTCCTGAATCGCGAGAAACTCATTGGTGCCGCGCCGGTTGTAGCCAGCTCTCAGGATGGAATCCACCTCTTCGATCCGCAGGCGCATACGATTTCTGTAAGCCCAGGCAGCCGCGGTATGACTCTGAATCTCAGGCAGCGCGCTCAACCCGGCACGTTCGAGCGCCTCCTGCAGGATGGATGCTTTCATCTTCACCTGCGCGGGATATTGTGCGTGCTGGTAGTGACATCCACCGCACTCTCCGAAGTGTGGACACGCTGGCTGGACACGGTCTTCCGAATCCTTCAGCACCTGCAGAAGAGAGGCTTCCTCAAAGTTCTTTTTGTGCTGCTGAATCTGGACCTCGGCCAATTCGCCTGGTAGCACGAAGGGTACAAAGACAGACTCGCCGTCTGTTCGATGAGCAAGGCCGGCTCCGCCATAGATCGCTTTTTCGATTTGTAACTTCATCCGTGGCTCATATAGAAGAGGCTGAGGCGAGGCAGTTTGCGAGCTTCCAATAATCGCTTCTGGAGAAACTGTTGCTGCACTTGTTTGATCTGGACAGCCTGCATCTTGCCGCGGTAAGGCGCTAGTTCGCGAGCTGCCTGTTCGCGTAAGGCGACCAACTCCTTTTCAGGCGCGGCCGTCATCACAGCGGCAAATATCTTCTCTTCGAGCACACTGAGAGTTCGGTCCAGCTCTTCGAGTGAGTGCACGTGTTCAACGCGCAGGCCGGTGGCCAGGGCTCGTAGCCTTACTGCGATCTCGGTGGCCATCGCGTCTGCCGGCGGAGTCAGCTTTGCCGACTCGATGGCCGCAGCGTTGTCCTCGAGATACCGTCCGACGCGTTCGGTCTCGAAGCCGCTCTCTGCTGCCTGAGCCGAAGCGGCGGGAGCAGCGCCGATAGAGGCTTCGACCGCCTGCTCCACGGCCTCCATCACGCTCTGTGCGCACCACGCCAGGCCGTTCACCTTGCGCGTTCTTGTCGTGGCGCGAAGAGCCTTTGCATCATATTTGTCGAAGGCGTTGTCGATTCCACGTAACACCGCCTCCAAAGGCACACCGGCCTCTCGCCATGTCTCGATCAGCGCCCAATCCAGGGTAGAGAGCATCAGGAGCGAGCCGCGACGCTGCTGAAAGCGCTCCTCGATCTCCGTAAAGTAGTTGAAGTAGTTCTGCATTCGCTCTTCTACAGCTTAAGCCAGCGCGGACGAGCGTGCCTAAACGTGCTTCGTGGTTAGGTCCCGCGCTTTTTGTGCCGGTCAAGATTGCGCTCGTAGATGAGGCGCAGTCCGGTCAGGGTCAGCAATTCATCCACTGCTCCGATGTACTTCGATCCGCCGGCAATGAGCTTCGCGAGGCCGCCGGTGGCGACGGTTTTCGTCTCGGGTCCCATCTCGGCGATCATGCGTTCGAGGATGCCATCGACGAGCCCGATATAGCCGTAGTAGAGGCCGATCTGGATGTTGTCGACGGTTCCGGTTCCGATGACCTTCGCGGGTTTTTTGATATCGATTCGCGGCAGCCGGGCCGCGCGCGAGAACAGGGCATCGGCCGAGATGCCTAGTCCCGGGGCGATCGCTCCGCCGAGGAACTCCCCTTTTTTTGAGAGCACGTCGAAGGTTGTTGCGGTGCCCATATCTACAACGATGCAGGGTCCCCCAAAGCGCTCGAAGGCTGCGATGCAGTTGACGATTCTGTCGGCGCCGAGTTCAGCGGGATTATCGGTCAAGACGGGAATGCCGGTCTTCACGCCAGGTTCGACGAAGACGGGCCTCACATGAAAGTACAGTTCGCAGACCTGACGCAGAGTCGAGTCCAGTGGGGGTACTACCGATGAGATGGCGATGCCGTCGACGACTCCAATCTCCAGCCCCTTCAGGCTAAACAGATTGCGCAGGAGAATGCCGAACTCATCGCTGGTCAGTTTCGACGAGGGTGTTGTGATGCGCCAGTTCGCCACCAACTCCGGCCCCGTCGCCGGTGTTTCGTTGGCCAGCCGGTAGAGTCCGAGGACCGTGTTGGTGTTGCCCACATCCATTGCCAGTAGCATTGTTCGAGTCTCCACCATGTTCCGTTTAGAACGGACGAACTCCGCCGGAGAGGACGGTATGCAGCGCTCCATCGTCTCCTGCGATACGCAAAAAGCCACGGGGAGCAAGCCCCGTCGTCACGCCAGTATATCCGCCGTCCTCGTCGACTCGAACGCGTTTGCCGCGCACCCAGCTTGAGGCGGCCTCGAATCTCTCTAGTAGCTTGGGGCGAGTGGATGTTCCACGTAGCTCGTCTTCGAGAAGGTGAATCTCTTCATCGAGAGCGCGCAGGAGTTCGATCAGTACGCGCTCGCGTGGATATGGGCTTCCGCTTTCGCGGCGCAGCGAGGTAGCGAAGGGTTCAATTTCGGCAGGGAAGTTGGCGTGGTTTACGTTGATGCCGATCCCGATGACGGCGTACCGAAGCATCGTCGGCGTGTCCGACTGCGAGGGGATCGAGGAGGTTTCGACCAGGATGCCGCCGCATTTCTTTTCATGGAGAAGAAGATCGTTGGGCCAACGGATATCGGGTCTAAGGTCCGTTACGGCGGCGATGGCTGCTTGCGCAGCAAGGCCGGTTGCGAGGGATAGCCAGAGTGCGTCGACTAAGGCTATTTGCGGGCGCAGGAGCACGCTGAGGTAGAGCCCGTCGCCGGATATGGAGTGCCAGACGTGGCCGCCACGGCCTCGCCCAGCGGTTTGCTCATCGGCGACCCACACGCTGCCATGCGATGCGCCTGCTTGGGCGGCTTCTAACGCCAGCAGGTTGGTAGATCCGACCGTTGGGAGATGCTGTAAATGGCCTGCGAAGGCGGTGCGGGCGAGCGCAGCTACGACAGTGGGTAGATCGAACGAATCAGCCACTCTGTCCTCAGTAGATGTCGGCTGTGATGCGCATGCTCAGGTCGACTGCGGCGGCTGAGTGTGTGAGTGCGCCGACCGAGACGAAGTCGACTCCTGCCAAGGCGTAGGCGCGCACTGTCTTCAGGTTCATGTTGCCGGAGGCCTCAATGGGGACGCTGGGCAGGGTGGCGCGAATCTGCTTGATCGCTTTCTTTACCTGCGAGGGTGTCATGTTGTCGAGCAGGATGGACTCTGCACCGCCAGCTATGGCTTGGTCCAGTTCGGTTTGGCTGCGGACTTCGACCTGTACGACCTGGCCGGTCTTGCGGCCTTCGAGGGCGCGCTCGAGCACTGTTGGGAGGCCGCCGCCGAGTGAGATGTGATTGTTCTTGATGAGGATTCCGTCCTGGAGGTCGAGGCGGTGATTGACGCCGCCGCCGCAGCAGACTGCGTACTTATCGAGAATGCGCAGGCCCGGTATAGTTTTGCGCGTGTCGAGGACTTTTGTTTTGGTGCCGGCGACTGACCGTACGAACTCGTTGGTGAGTGTGGCGATGCCGCTCATGCGCTGCATGAGGTTGAGGATGACGCGCTCGCAGGAGAGGATGGCGGCAGCGTTATGACGAATAACGGCGAGGGTTTGGCCCTTCTTCACGCTGACGCCGTCGAAGATTTCGGGGTGGCTGATGACCTCGAAGCGGCCTACGGGGGCGGGGGACATCTTTGCGAAGATATCGAGAAATACGGGGATGCAGCCTAGTCCTGAGACGACGCAGGCCTGCTTGGCGATGATGGTTCCGGAGGCGCGGAGATTGGGGGGGATGGTGAGAGCGGTGGTGACGTCGTTGGCGACTTTGTCTTCAGCCAGGGCAGCTTCAAGGATGGTGCGAATCCGTTTGCTCTTCCAGTCCATTCTCTAATCCTAAACCTCTTGTTTTTCCGGGAAAAAATATGGGCGTGGTGGCGGGGAGTTTTTTGCTGTTTTTGGGCTGTTTTCGAGGGGGTTTTGGGAAAAGTGGGTGTTTTGGTGTGGTATTTCGCTGGTGAGATCGTGGTGGATGGGTGGTGAAACGTGGTGTTCTGGACGCTTGTTTTAGAGTAGCGAAAAATGCGCCAACTTTTCAAAATATTTGTGTGGAAAAGCGTGGCTGCGGGGTAAAGCGTGCCCGTTTCAACCTTGCCGCAAGGAAGGTTGAAACGGGACTTGCTGTTTGGCGAGATTACGCCGTTGCGTAGAGGCGGCAGTGCTCGAGGTAGGCGGTTTCGTGGCTGGCGATTAGCTCCACGATGCTGGTCCACATCCAGCCTGGGGCGTTGAGGGTCTTTGACTGGTTTTTGGCTAGCTCGGCGGCCCAGTGCTTGCGGGTGGCGGCGTCCATCTGGCGGGCGTGGGCTTTGCCGACGATGCAGGCGAGGTAGCTTGCGGCGTTGACGGCCTCCTCGCGGGTGAGACGGTCGATCTCGAGCTTGAGGTCCTGGGGCATGAGCTCGCGCAGGACGACGGGGCGGGAGAGGAACTTTGCGGCCAGCATTCGCTCGCCTAGATAGGGCGAGAGGTTGCAGGCGCCGGTGACGACTCGCTGGGCGAAGTCTTTGGGCATGTCGGCGTTCTTTGCGGCGGGTGCGGCGGCTCGCACGGCTTCCTTGATATCGACGAGGCAGTACTCCTTGTCTTTCTTTGGGCCTACGCCGAGCAGGACGGCGTAGCGGAGGCGTCCCAGGGAGCTGCAGCCCTTCATCCAATAAGCTGCGTCGAGCACGCGGACCCTGGCGTCGTTGTCGCGATGCTTGAGCGAGGTGATGAGCTTGCGCGCGGCTTCGTTCTTGAAGAGTTTTGTGATCTCTTCCTTCTCTTCGTCGGAGAGCGTCCAGAAGCGCTCGCCCAGCGGGATGGTCGGCTTGACGTCTTCGATGCGCTCCTGCGCCAGATGCTGCCACTCGCGGTTCACCGCTTGATGGAGCACAGTCTCGACGGGGCGCAGGTTCTTTGGGTCTTTCGTCACCTTCTTAGCGCGTTGAGGGATCAGGGCGCTGCGGTATCCCTGGACCATCTGCTCCATCATGAGGGCGGTTGTGACGCCGGGCAGGTCGGAGCCGCGGGCGGCGGTGGCGAGCGAGAGGCCGAGCCGGATGAGGTCGTGTGCGGGGTTGCCGATGACGGTCTGGTCGAGGTCACGGATCTCGATCTCGACTTTGCCTTCGGAGTTGGCGACGGGGCCGAGGTTGCCAACGTGGCAGTCGCCGCAGATCCAAACGGGAGGGCCCTGGGGGAGCTTGCGAGCGGAGTCGGCTTTGAGCCACTCGTAGAATTGGCGGGTGTTTCCGCGAACATAGGCGTGGGCGGAGCGTGCCATCTTCAGGCGACGGCGTTCTTCGAGTACAGCTTGGCGATCGGCAGGTTTGATCTCAACTACTTTTTTCCGCATCAACCAGTATTAGCAGAATATTCACATTCGTTGTGTGTCTTGCGGCCGGCATATGCGCTGAGTGAAAGTTTTTCCGGGAATTCAAAGTTCTAGCCTCATTGAAGGGAAGATGCGGTGTTGGCGGCGTGATGCGGCGGGTAGACGCCTCGCATGGAGCGACGCACCTAATTCATCTCCGGGACCTACACGCTGGCCGCAGCCTACGGCACATACCCCGCCGCCTTCATCCGCGAGATCGTCTGAGCAAAGGCCGGGTCCTTCATTCCCTCAGCCACATTTTTCCGGTTACGGACCAGAGAGAGCTCGTCTGAGGTGATAGAGGGCGGGAAATCCTTGAACTTCCGCGCCGTGTTTTCGAGCGCGACACCCTCCAACCAGTGCTTGGTTAGCGCAATCTGCGTCAGAGTCGTGGTCTCGCCGATCTGCGCGGGGCTTAGGTGAGAGAGCCGGTTATCCGTCAATTCGTACCGTGAGGCGTCATTCATCGCGTCATACGCAAGCGACCGCGCGTCATCGATCTTCTTAAGCTGGTTGTAGGTGTCTTCATACTGCTCTACCTCTTCACGGTGCATAAGGCTGGTGACGCCACTGGTCTTGGCCGCATCCCAGACGGCCTGGCTGGGGCTAGAGGAGGCGTGGAACCAGACGAGGCAGCCGGGCAGCTTTTCATCCGGGGTGCCCGGATGCTTCTGAAGATAGGCCAATACCATCAGGTTGTTTTCGAGTTCCGCCGTCTCCCAGCGCCAGTGGGTCGTCTCACTCCTGAAGGAATCCTTGTTCGCTTCGCGCTCGCCGCGCAGCTCCTCCCGCACTTCTGCGACCTCCCGGCGATGGTGGAAGTGCTCTACCGCCTGCTCCAGAGCGATGGCGATCAGCAACCCGAGCACAATCGTCGCGATATGGATGAAGAATTCCTTCCAGCTACTGGCCGCATGATGGGCCGGGTGTACATCAAGCATGGTTTCGTGCTCCTTCGCAGTCTCTGCAACGTGTGTTGTCTCGGCACTCTCTGCCGTCTCGCCTTCGCTCGGCGGCGGCGTCGCCCCGGCGGGCACAGCCGCCACATCGGCAAGCGGAAGCTCTTCCGGGATGTCCGGTGTCTCGGGCATAAGTTTCCTTGGGGCCGTGGTGACGCCAGAGTATCAGCGAGAAACGGGCGCGCGT
This sequence is a window from Edaphobacter lichenicola. Protein-coding genes within it:
- a CDS encoding ComEC/Rec2 family competence protein; the encoded protein is MRGRVVRVRELAPLRENSDQDKEAGWWPEKEADEEAAAVGALSVDIQVDAVEEVTPDVAWMAPVKGGVRMNIVPDKLAKSAPAADLSASVSQALPTLKCGDLIQAPMRLKVAEYYRDPGAWQYADYLLAQGIGAHASVRTSKISVLDEATSTLATQSDRTAQWQCKIFAAQSWASGRVLGYVHSRANRGLPEILRLSPDDAGMLNAMLFGDRAGLNKTQRVGFERTGSFHLFVVSGMHVGLLAGLVFWLARRLKLHDWLATSLTIALTFGYALLTGFGAPVQRALFMTTVFLMARLLSRDRNVLNALGAAALAVLVLSPSALFEASFQMTFLAIVAIGGIAIPLGERSFLPYANAAENLWDKWIDTSLPPRVAQFRLMLRMGSEAIANMLGHWSRELLPAMIRCSLWALELSLIGVVAEMVMVLPMAVYFHRATMFAVPTNMLSVPLVAILAPTAVVTFCASLISPWLALLPGAMTALLLHGVKGVIGHVSAVHAADLRVPAPAWWVAILAVVAWAFCCWAVRRSRNWAWAAVVALPLVALIVLWPEHSIVTPGMMEVTAIDVGQGDSIFIVSPDGATMLIDAGGPVGGVTEAAEATSRFDVGEEVVSPYLWSRKFRRLDVLALSHAHSDHMGGMPAVLRNFRPRELWVSIDPNSDAYRSLLDEAKDLGVTVRHFYAGTQVAWGKTQITMLAPEAGYVNPREPINNDSLVMRMQYGDASVLLEGDAEAPSEREMLSHGRVAPVTLLKIGHHGSRTSTTQEFFNAAAPKDAVVSVGKGNTFGHPRYEVIERIANARTKLYRTDEFGLTTFLLGRDGKIRELVDASNP
- the rlmD gene encoding 23S rRNA (uracil(1939)-C(5))-methyltransferase RlmD produces the protein MKLQIEKAIYGGAGLAHRTDGESVFVPFVLPGELAEVQIQQHKKNFEEASLLQVLKDSEDRVQPACPHFGECGGCHYQHAQYPAQVKMKASILQEALERAGLSALPEIQSHTAAAWAYRNRMRLRIEEVDSILRAGYNRRGTNEFLAIQECPITVPLLWRAAQSLLQVATENTAVKRWLGNAVEAEFFTTADEKRLQMTVFVRKDQPGLASLCDHMKQFVPELVGAGTSLLKLAGPQRQVQKPRPLESWGAQGLSYPAGNEDYWVSRGAFFQVNRFLIEELVRIVATNRIGQLAWDLYAGVGLFSRALAKTFQQVVAVEAAATDLISSFKGTGRRAVEATTVEFLRQAVVQRERPQLIVVDPPRVGVGAEVCSLLARVSAPELVYVSCDPVTLARDLKMLLDAGYKLEELHLVDLFPQTFHLETIVVLRR
- a CDS encoding type III pantothenate kinase, with the protein product MLLAMDVGNTNTVLGLYRLANETPATGPELVANWRITTPSSKLTSDEFGILLRNLFSLKGLEIGVVDGIAISSVVPPLDSTLRQVCELYFHVRPVFVEPGVKTGIPVLTDNPAELGADRIVNCIAAFERFGGPCIVVDMGTATTFDVLSKKGEFLGGAIAPGLGISADALFSRAARLPRIDIKKPAKVIGTGTVDNIQIGLYYGYIGLVDGILERMIAEMGPETKTVATGGLAKLIAGGSKYIGAVDELLTLTGLRLIYERNLDRHKKRGT
- a CDS encoding biotin--[acetyl-CoA-carboxylase] ligase, with amino-acid sequence MADSFDLPTVVAALARTAFAGHLQHLPTVGSTNLLALEAAQAGASHGSVWVADEQTAGRGRGGHVWHSISGDGLYLSVLLRPQIALVDALWLSLATGLAAQAAIAAVTDLRPDIRWPNDLLLHEKKCGGILVETSSIPSQSDTPTMLRYAVIGIGINVNHANFPAEIEPFATSLRRESGSPYPRERVLIELLRALDEEIHLLEDELRGTSTRPKLLERFEAASSWVRGKRVRVDEDGGYTGVTTGLAPRGFLRIAGDDGALHTVLSGGVRPF
- the nadC gene encoding carboxylating nicotinate-nucleotide diphosphorylase produces the protein MDWKSKRIRTILEAALAEDKVANDVTTALTIPPNLRASGTIIAKQACVVSGLGCIPVFLDIFAKMSPAPVGRFEVISHPEIFDGVSVKKGQTLAVIRHNAAAILSCERVILNLMQRMSGIATLTNEFVRSVAGTKTKVLDTRKTIPGLRILDKYAVCCGGGVNHRLDLQDGILIKNNHISLGGGLPTVLERALEGRKTGQVVQVEVRSQTELDQAIAGGAESILLDNMTPSQVKKAIKQIRATLPSVPIEASGNMNLKTVRAYALAGVDFVSVGALTHSAAAVDLSMRITADIY
- a CDS encoding DUF2252 family protein, whose translation is MRKKVVEIKPADRQAVLEERRRLKMARSAHAYVRGNTRQFYEWLKADSARKLPQGPPVWICGDCHVGNLGPVANSEGKVEIEIRDLDQTVIGNPAHDLIRLGLSLATAARGSDLPGVTTALMMEQMVQGYRSALIPQRAKKVTKDPKNLRPVETVLHQAVNREWQHLAQERIEDVKPTIPLGERFWTLSDEEKEEITKLFKNEAARKLITSLKHRDNDARVRVLDAAYWMKGCSSLGRLRYAVLLGVGPKKDKEYCLVDIKEAVRAAAPAAKNADMPKDFAQRVVTGACNLSPYLGERMLAAKFLSRPVVLRELMPQDLKLEIDRLTREEAVNAASYLACIVGKAHARQMDAATRKHWAAELAKNQSKTLNAPGWMWTSIVELIASHETAYLEHCRLYATA